The Marinitoga hydrogenitolerans DSM 16785 nucleotide sequence GATTATACTCAAATGAAAATATATCTAAAAGAGCAAATGAGTGTATATTTTTTAGAAAAAATAGAATTTTTCAACTCAAATAACAAAAAAAGAGTTGATGTAAAGGTTAATATTATACCCTATAATACAGATTTCATAAAGAAGAATTTATTAGAAATTCAAAAGTAATTCAGGATATTTATATGTATCAAAATTTTTCAATAATAAATCTTTCCCTTTTTCTTTAAAAGTTTTAAGATATTTTAATTGATTGTCAATAAGTTTTATATTGCCGGGTTTTCCATGACCTGGTATTATTGTTTTTATATCCTGTTTTTTTAGTTCTTCTAAAATCTTTATCCAATTATCAATATTAGCTTCATTTAATTCCGAATGAACACCAGAAACAATAATATCCCCAGAAACTAAGATGTTTTCTGGATAAATTTTATATATAGTGGAATCTTCTGTATGACCACCTAAAGAAATTCCGCTAATTATAGTTTTCGAAGATGTATTTAAATTATCATTTCTAAATACGTTGAATTTACATTTAGCTAATTTTTTTTGTATATTTGAAAATTCAAATCCTGATTCATCTGATATTTTTTTTAATAAAATATCATCGTATTCAAATAATTTTACCAAAGTTTTTTCAGATAAAATAATTTCAATTTCTCCATGAAATATAGCCCCAAATGAATGATCAGGATGATGATGAGTTAAAAAAACTTTTTTTACAGTTTTTTTAGTTCTTAATTGAACAAGGTCTATAACTTTTTTAAATTTTTCAGGATATAAAGATGAATCAATTAGAATGACTTCCTCGTTTAATTCTACAGCAGTAACGTTACTTGCAAAGTTTTCAAACCAAAATACTAAAACTTTATTTTCAATTACTTCTAACATTGAAGTTTTCCTCCTTAAAGTTATTTCATTTAATAATTCTTTATATGTTGATTTTTTTCCTTAAAAATGTTAGAATTGTTAGTGATGCAAACGAAG carries:
- a CDS encoding MBL fold metallo-hydrolase; amino-acid sequence: MLEVIENKVLVFWFENFASNVTAVELNEEVILIDSSLYPEKFKKVIDLVQLRTKKTVKKVFLTHHHPDHSFGAIFHGEIEIILSEKTLVKLFEYDDILLKKISDESGFEFSNIQKKLAKCKFNVFRNDNLNTSSKTIISGISLGGHTEDSTIYKIYPENILVSGDIIVSGVHSELNEANIDNWIKILEELKKQDIKTIIPGHGKPGNIKLIDNQLKYLKTFKEKGKDLLLKNFDTYKYPELLLNF